Part of the Mycolicibacterium thermoresistibile genome, GGCCGCGTTGGCGTTGGCCGTCCGCGCCCCGTCGGTGCACAACTCACAGCCGTGGCGGTGGCGGGTCGGCACCGAATCCCTGCATCTGTGGGCGGACCCGGAGCACCACCTGCCCAGCATCGACCCGGACCGACGGGATCTGCTGGTCAGCTGTGGCGCGGCGCTGAACCACTGCATCATCGCGCTGGCGGCGCTGGGATGGCAGGCCAAGGTGCACCGGTTCCCGAATCCGGCCGAACCCCTGCATCTGGCGTCGCTGGAGCTGTCCGTGCACAAGCCCACCGAGGCGGAGGTGTCGTTGGCGGCCGCGATCCCACGGCGCCGCACCGACCGCCGGCTGTACAGCAACTGGCCGGTGCCGTTCGGTGACATCGCGCTGATGGGCGCCCGGGCAGCCCGGGCAGGTGTGCGGCTGTTGCGGGTGGAGGACCTGGATCACGTCCGCTCGGCGGTGCAGCAGGCGGCCTACCGCCACGCCTCCGACGATGCGTACGTGCGGGAGCTGACCGAATGGTCCGGCCGGCACGCGTCGATGGCCGGTGTGCCGGCCCGCAACACCCCGGAGCCCGACCCGGCGGCGGCGGTGCCCGGTCGGGTGTTCGCCGGCGCGGCGCTGGCCCAACCGCCCGGCGCGACGGCCGCCGAGGACAACGCGGTGGTGCTGGCGCTCGGCACCCGCAACGACGATGCGATGGCCCGGTTGCGGGCCGGTGAGGCGACCAGCCTGGTGTTGCTCACCGCGACGGCGCGGGGGCTGGCGAGTTGTCCGATCACCGAACCGCTGGAAGTGGACGAGACCCGGGCGGAGTTGCGGGAACAGATCTTCGAAGGCGCCGAGTACCCGCAGATG contains:
- a CDS encoding Acg family FMN-binding oxidoreductase gives rise to the protein MPRAFPDHETLRAALALAVRAPSVHNSQPWRWRVGTESLHLWADPEHHLPSIDPDRRDLLVSCGAALNHCIIALAALGWQAKVHRFPNPAEPLHLASLELSVHKPTEAEVSLAAAIPRRRTDRRLYSNWPVPFGDIALMGARAARAGVRLLRVEDLDHVRSAVQQAAYRHASDDAYVRELTEWSGRHASMAGVPARNTPEPDPAAAVPGRVFAGAALAQPPGATAAEDNAVVLALGTRNDDAMARLRAGEATSLVLLTATARGLASCPITEPLEVDETRAELREQIFEGAEYPQMLLRVGWAPVNADPLPATPRWPLSRVVSRLNGAPFETST